A stretch of Aureispira sp. CCB-E DNA encodes these proteins:
- a CDS encoding D-alanine--D-alanine ligase — translation MRIGIFFGGTSREREISFAGGRTVYDNLNKSLFTPVPIFVDSLGNFILLNWQFLYKGTIRDFYPPAAYLPETKHSFQVYIESLQNLEEAQLQELIEQVGTPIAVDQLPDLIDFAFLALHGNLGEDGQIQGLLECLRLPYSGSGIRASSIGMDKSYQKKLMDASGFNMPKMEIVKRNQWLKGCSKDWKASVVQQIGLPMVVRPANQGSSIGVRIINQIEDIEPAVNAAFFVETITAEQWNAWAAASKVDFLKTLTDIRTGIGFPLQIMETQTILYHPEALLAFLESYFTQHSVVHLQGDNSEHTVVLEEFIHGREFSCVVIRGEENEAIALPPTEILKGKEIFDYRSKYLAGLSRKLTPIDLPEATIQSIRQECERLFDYLEFNTYARIDGFIQEDGRIFLNDPNTTSGMLPSSFFFHQAAEIGLNPSQFLTYIIRTSLVERIQTSTQLGLYEDLLDQLDAQLKEQQQNLSKREKIGVFLGGYSSERHISVESGRNIYEKLASSDRYEPIPIFVTGNRQAHQLYHIPINLLLKDNADDIRDKIAAYTTHPIILNIQQACHAIIKRYTQEPPIFSPRLVQYEQLGKEVDGVFIALHGRPGEDGEVQQYLQEQHIPFNGSLASSAQVTINKYDTLQLLKKHGLSVTDQLLINKKEFLENPLATISNIEKVLTYPIIGKPVDDGCSSAVKLIKSATELDAFLKALFRDKEFINPHPAKILGLKPKEEFPQKEVALLEAFIEKKDAVHFLEITGGLLTKYDAKGNLVYEIFEPSEALATGEVLSLEEKFLAGEGQNITPARFVPAHLPYKHEYISKQVRATLQKAAEILNVTGYARIDAFVRIFEDGTAETIVIEVNSLPGMTPATCIFHQCAINGYKPYDFIHQILNFGIQRNQQLVNTYSK, via the coding sequence ATGCGTATCGGTATTTTTTTTGGAGGGACATCCAGAGAGCGAGAAATTTCCTTTGCAGGAGGTAGAACAGTTTATGACAATTTGAATAAAAGTTTGTTCACTCCCGTTCCTATTTTTGTTGATAGTCTGGGAAATTTTATTTTACTCAATTGGCAATTTTTGTACAAAGGCACCATTAGAGATTTCTACCCTCCTGCCGCCTATCTTCCCGAAACCAAACATTCTTTTCAAGTATATATTGAGAGTTTACAAAATTTAGAAGAAGCACAACTGCAAGAATTAATCGAACAAGTTGGGACACCTATTGCGGTAGATCAGCTTCCTGATTTAATTGACTTTGCCTTCTTGGCTTTACATGGAAATCTAGGTGAAGATGGTCAGATCCAAGGGCTATTAGAATGCCTTCGCCTACCCTATTCTGGTTCAGGTATTCGAGCTAGCAGTATTGGCATGGACAAATCCTACCAAAAGAAATTGATGGATGCCAGTGGATTTAACATGCCAAAAATGGAAATTGTCAAACGCAATCAATGGCTCAAAGGCTGCTCAAAAGATTGGAAAGCAAGCGTTGTCCAACAAATTGGATTGCCAATGGTTGTTCGTCCAGCCAATCAAGGTTCCTCTATTGGAGTACGCATTATTAACCAAATCGAGGATATTGAGCCTGCTGTCAATGCTGCTTTTTTTGTAGAAACGATTACTGCTGAGCAATGGAATGCATGGGCTGCTGCCTCAAAAGTTGATTTTCTTAAAACGCTAACAGATATACGGACAGGAATAGGTTTTCCTTTACAAATTATGGAGACCCAAACGATCCTATATCACCCTGAGGCTCTACTAGCCTTCTTAGAATCCTATTTCACACAACATTCTGTTGTTCATTTACAAGGTGATAATTCAGAACATACGGTGGTATTGGAAGAATTTATTCACGGTAGAGAATTTTCTTGTGTTGTTATTCGAGGCGAAGAGAACGAAGCTATTGCCTTGCCTCCTACCGAAATTTTAAAAGGTAAAGAAATTTTTGATTACCGTTCTAAGTATTTAGCTGGATTATCTAGAAAGCTAACGCCTATTGATTTACCAGAAGCCACGATTCAATCCATTCGCCAAGAATGCGAACGATTGTTTGATTATTTGGAGTTTAACACCTATGCCCGTATTGATGGTTTTATTCAAGAAGATGGCCGCATTTTTCTAAATGATCCCAACACAACTTCAGGGATGTTGCCTTCCTCTTTTTTCTTTCATCAAGCAGCAGAAATTGGTCTAAATCCATCTCAATTTTTAACTTATATCATTCGTACTTCTTTAGTCGAACGCATACAAACAAGCACACAATTGGGGCTGTATGAAGATTTGTTGGACCAATTGGACGCTCAACTTAAAGAACAACAGCAAAACCTATCTAAGCGAGAAAAAATAGGCGTTTTTCTAGGTGGTTATTCTTCCGAAAGACACATTTCGGTTGAAAGTGGGCGCAATATTTACGAAAAACTAGCTAGCTCTGACCGCTATGAACCCATTCCAATTTTTGTTACAGGAAATCGCCAAGCACATCAATTATACCATATTCCTATCAATTTATTGCTAAAGGATAATGCCGACGATATTCGAGATAAAATTGCAGCCTATACAACACACCCCATTATTCTCAACATACAGCAAGCTTGTCATGCGATTATAAAACGATACACTCAAGAACCTCCTATTTTTTCACCTCGTTTGGTTCAATATGAACAATTAGGTAAAGAGGTAGATGGTGTTTTTATCGCCTTGCATGGTCGCCCAGGAGAAGATGGAGAAGTTCAACAATACTTGCAAGAGCAGCACATTCCTTTTAATGGTTCGTTGGCTAGTTCGGCACAAGTTACCATTAACAAATACGATACCCTGCAATTGCTAAAAAAGCATGGTTTGTCGGTAACAGATCAATTACTAATCAACAAAAAAGAATTCTTAGAAAATCCTCTAGCTACAATTAGTAATATTGAAAAAGTACTAACCTATCCTATTATTGGTAAACCAGTAGATGATGGCTGTAGTTCGGCTGTTAAATTGATTAAGTCCGCCACGGAGTTGGATGCTTTTTTAAAAGCCCTCTTCCGTGACAAAGAATTCATCAATCCTCACCCTGCTAAAATTTTGGGTTTAAAACCCAAGGAAGAGTTTCCCCAAAAAGAAGTTGCTTTGTTGGAAGCTTTTATTGAGAAAAAAGATGCGGTTCATTTTCTGGAAATTACAGGTGGATTACTAACTAAGTACGACGCTAAAGGCAATTTGGTTTATGAAATTTTTGAACCTTCCGAAGCTTTGGCAACAGGCGAAGTGCTGTCTTTGGAAGAGAAATTTTTAGCTGGTGAAGGTCAAAATATCACTCCTGCCCGATTTGTTCCTGCTCATTTGCCTTATAAACACGAGTACATTTCTAAACAAGTTCGTGCTACCTTACAAAAAGCAGCGGAAATACTAAATGTGACTGGTTATGCCCGCATTGATGCTTTTGTTCGCATTTTTGAAGATGGAACGGCTGAAACAATTGTTATTGAGGTTAATTCACTACCAGGTATGACTCCTGCTACGTGTATTTTCCATCAATGCGCTATTAATGGTTACAAACCATATGACTTTATTCATCAAATTCTAAATTTTGGTATTCAACGCAACCAACAGCTAGTTAATACTTACAGTAAATAG
- a CDS encoding flavodoxin: MKKIGLFWGSDTGMTEEIVNILVDSIGQDQVDSINVFNASIEQFAAYDTLILGLSTWYDGELQSDWDEFFEQFQQVDFSGKTVALFGLGDQEGYAEFFIDGVGIIGKVVQQNGGTIVGKWSTKGYDYEASKAVVEEGFFMGLAIDEDNQPQQTDERLEQWIAQLKEEGLLDS; encoded by the coding sequence ATGAAGAAAATAGGTCTTTTTTGGGGTTCTGACACAGGAATGACAGAAGAAATTGTAAATATATTGGTTGACTCTATAGGACAAGATCAAGTTGACAGCATCAATGTTTTTAATGCTTCGATAGAGCAGTTTGCTGCTTACGACACCTTAATATTAGGTTTATCTACTTGGTATGACGGAGAACTGCAAAGCGATTGGGATGAGTTTTTTGAACAGTTCCAACAAGTTGATTTTAGTGGAAAAACCGTTGCCCTATTTGGGTTAGGAGATCAAGAGGGATATGCTGAGTTTTTTATTGATGGTGTAGGTATTATCGGTAAGGTTGTCCAACAAAATGGTGGAACAATTGTTGGGAAATGGAGTACCAAAGGATATGATTACGAAGCGTCCAAAGCTGTTGTAGAAGAGGGCTTCTTTATGGGATTAGCTATTGATGAGGACAATCAACCTCAACAGACAGATGAACGCTTAGAGCAGTGGATTGCACAATTAAAAGAAGAAGGTTTGTTAGATTCTTAA
- the bla gene encoding class A beta-lactamase, subclass A2, whose product MIENKSATVGVAIQGSNSNDSMSINGHQHLPMQSVFKYHLALAVLHQVDKGKLRLNKKIVIRKKDIQAYSHLWSPLRKKYPNGARVSIAELLQYTVALSDNLGCDILFKLIGGTSVVQSFLHKIGIKDIAIHHNEMVMQSEWEKQYDNWTTAKAANQVLELFFENKNNLLSAQSHRFLLETLKGTKTGKKSIRGLLPQATIVAHKTGHSGKNKDGLTGALNDIGIVFLSDNSYFYISILVSDSMEEDNVNQQIIAEIAKLTWDYFNQP is encoded by the coding sequence GTGATTGAAAACAAGTCGGCTACGGTTGGCGTTGCCATACAAGGCAGTAATTCCAACGATAGTATGTCGATCAATGGTCATCAACATTTACCCATGCAAAGTGTCTTTAAATATCATTTAGCTTTAGCTGTTCTTCACCAAGTTGACAAAGGGAAACTTCGCCTAAACAAAAAGATTGTTATTAGAAAAAAAGACATTCAAGCGTACAGCCACTTATGGAGTCCATTGCGTAAAAAGTATCCCAATGGTGCTAGAGTCAGTATAGCCGAATTACTCCAATATACGGTTGCTTTAAGTGATAATCTAGGCTGTGACATATTGTTCAAACTGATAGGAGGCACATCGGTTGTACAATCCTTTTTACATAAAATTGGTATCAAAGATATTGCCATTCATCACAATGAAATGGTCATGCAATCAGAATGGGAAAAGCAATACGACAATTGGACAACAGCCAAGGCGGCCAATCAAGTTTTAGAATTATTCTTTGAAAATAAAAACAACTTATTGAGTGCTCAAAGCCACCGTTTTTTGTTGGAAACCCTAAAAGGTACTAAAACAGGGAAAAAGAGTATTCGTGGGTTGCTGCCCCAAGCAACTATCGTGGCACACAAAACAGGGCACTCTGGCAAAAACAAGGATGGTTTAACAGGAGCATTGAATGATATTGGCATTGTCTTTTTATCAGACAATTCTTATTTTTATATAAGCATTTTGGTAAGTGATTCTATGGAAGAGGATAATGTTAACCAACAAATTATCGCAGAAATAGCTAAGCTTACTTGGGATTATTTTAATCAACCATAA
- the hscB gene encoding Fe-S protein assembly co-chaperone HscB, whose product MNYFEFYNLPISFQLDAEALRRQFLKLSKKYHPDFYTLESEEKQEEILALSTLNNEAYKLLKDQEKRIKYVLELKGLLGKEIKTNLPQSFLLEMMDINERVMDLQFDYDASIHQAIQTEVEEKEKELLEQVQPIFDTYNDTTATPQQLEQIRDYYLQNRYLKRLKENMQKLV is encoded by the coding sequence ATGAACTATTTTGAATTTTATAACCTCCCTATTTCTTTTCAATTAGATGCAGAAGCTTTGCGTCGTCAATTTTTAAAATTAAGCAAAAAATATCATCCTGATTTTTATACTTTAGAATCAGAAGAAAAACAAGAAGAAATCTTAGCCTTATCCACCCTCAACAACGAGGCTTATAAATTATTAAAAGATCAGGAAAAACGAATCAAATATGTTCTTGAACTTAAAGGCTTGTTAGGCAAAGAGATAAAAACAAACTTACCGCAATCTTTTTTGTTGGAAATGATGGATATTAACGAACGTGTTATGGATTTGCAATTCGATTACGATGCGTCCATACATCAAGCGATACAAACGGAGGTAGAGGAAAAAGAAAAAGAACTCCTTGAGCAGGTACAGCCGATTTTTGATACTTATAATGATACAACTGCAACACCACAACAACTAGAGCAAATCAGAGATTATTACTTGCAAAATCGTTACCTTAAAAGGCTTAAGGAAAATATGCAAAAATTGGTTTAA
- a CDS encoding NAD(P)/FAD-dependent oxidoreductase: MIETDIIIVGAGPCGLFTVFEAGLLKLKCHLIDSLPQPGGQLTEIYPKKPIYDIPGFPDILAGDLVDNLMKQIEPFKPGFTLGERAETIEKLEDGRFCMTSSKGTKLIAPVIAIAGGLGCFEPRKPPIGNITDFEDKGVEYIIKEPELYRDKKIVIAGGGDSALDWTIFLSEVASEVTIVHRRKAFRGALDSVEKVEQLAAAGKIKLLTEAQVVGLNGNGRLNEVTIKHKVDGEFTQNVDHFIPLFGLSPKLGPIADWGLNISRSAIEVNTFDYSTNIPGIYAIGDVNTYPGKLKLILCGFHEGTLMVQSAFKHIYPDKKVQFKYTTVNGVNGFES; the protein is encoded by the coding sequence ATGATAGAAACAGACATCATTATCGTTGGCGCCGGGCCTTGTGGTTTGTTCACTGTATTTGAAGCAGGTTTGCTCAAACTAAAATGCCATTTAATTGACTCTTTGCCTCAGCCAGGAGGACAATTAACAGAGATTTACCCCAAAAAACCAATCTACGATATTCCAGGTTTTCCAGACATATTAGCTGGTGACTTAGTAGATAACCTGATGAAGCAAATTGAACCATTCAAGCCTGGTTTTACCTTAGGGGAACGAGCAGAAACTATTGAAAAGTTAGAAGATGGGCGATTCTGTATGACATCTAGCAAAGGAACAAAACTGATTGCTCCTGTTATTGCTATTGCTGGGGGATTGGGCTGTTTTGAACCTCGCAAACCTCCTATTGGAAATATTACAGATTTTGAAGATAAAGGTGTAGAATATATCATCAAAGAACCTGAACTATACCGTGACAAAAAGATTGTTATTGCAGGTGGTGGTGACTCTGCCTTAGATTGGACTATTTTCTTGTCAGAAGTGGCATCAGAAGTGACTATTGTGCATCGTCGCAAAGCATTTAGAGGAGCGTTGGATTCTGTAGAAAAAGTAGAACAATTGGCCGCAGCTGGCAAAATCAAGCTACTCACAGAAGCTCAGGTAGTTGGTCTTAATGGTAATGGTCGATTGAACGAAGTGACAATCAAGCACAAAGTAGATGGGGAATTTACTCAAAACGTAGATCACTTTATCCCTCTATTTGGGTTGAGTCCTAAGCTAGGTCCTATTGCCGACTGGGGTTTAAATATTAGCCGTTCAGCTATTGAGGTAAATACATTTGATTACAGTACCAACATTCCTGGGATTTATGCAATTGGCGATGTCAATACCTATCCAGGAAAACTAAAGTTAATTCTTTGTGGTTTCCATGAAGGAACCTTAATGGTGCAATCTGCTTTTAAGCATATTTATCCAGATAAAAAAGTACAGTTCAAATATACTACTGTTAACGGAGTCAATGGATTTGAATCATAA
- a CDS encoding PASTA domain-containing protein, which produces MSKIRTFFSDLWYLRKTLLLNILGVIVLTFVLVQVLMWSLSFYTLHGESIEVPDLVNMKLNEAEKLLATRKLDFVITDSICKGNSSGGIIKEQNPRPSFRVKESRKIYLTITRHSDCTVNLYYNQLIGRPREYVVRQLQRSNLKVGKLTYKPGGKAENTVVEAYVDGVPLFIEADPNAGEKPPTEPKKIPQNAVVDLVLLEGVDALPQYIPNLICDTYGVAEFTIKGSQFNLGTVHIQGVVNDTLAAWVWKQSPSAGENATMGSGIDLWLMSEFPEGCKEEDPLPIDEDDLGDDALYEEEGND; this is translated from the coding sequence ATGAGTAAAATACGTACCTTTTTTAGTGACTTGTGGTATCTCCGCAAAACCCTGCTACTCAACATCCTTGGTGTCATAGTATTAACATTTGTATTGGTTCAGGTGTTAATGTGGTCGCTGAGTTTCTATACTTTGCACGGTGAATCTATTGAAGTTCCCGACTTGGTTAATATGAAGTTGAACGAAGCTGAAAAATTATTAGCTACAAGAAAATTAGATTTTGTAATAACAGACTCTATCTGTAAAGGAAATAGTAGTGGCGGCATTATTAAAGAGCAAAATCCACGTCCTTCTTTCCGTGTAAAAGAAAGTAGAAAAATTTACTTGACAATTACCAGACATTCGGACTGTACAGTTAATTTGTACTACAACCAATTAATCGGTCGACCTAGAGAATATGTTGTCCGCCAACTACAACGAAGCAATCTAAAAGTAGGCAAACTAACTTATAAACCTGGTGGAAAAGCAGAAAACACAGTTGTGGAAGCCTACGTAGATGGTGTTCCTTTGTTTATCGAAGCCGATCCCAATGCAGGAGAAAAACCACCTACAGAACCTAAAAAAATACCTCAAAATGCTGTTGTAGATTTAGTTTTATTAGAAGGTGTTGATGCTTTGCCTCAATATATTCCTAATTTAATTTGTGATACTTATGGGGTTGCTGAGTTTACGATCAAAGGAAGTCAATTCAACTTAGGAACGGTTCACATTCAAGGTGTTGTTAACGATACTTTAGCTGCTTGGGTTTGGAAACAAAGTCCGTCGGCAGGAGAGAATGCAACCATGGGTTCAGGTATTGATCTTTGGTTAATGAGTGAATTTCCAGAGGGGTGCAAAGAGGAAGATCCCCTTCCTATAGACGAAGATGACTTGGGAGATGATGCTCTTTATGAAGAAGAAGGCAATGATTAA
- a CDS encoding RNA methyltransferase — MKRKWDASEERYFGIGIYQPKTAENIGSLWRTAHIFNASFIFIIEEKYKKQSSDVLKVWSKIPLFQYKTLDAFLDSIPYSCKLVGVEMDAKAQAIKSYQHPPRAIYILGSEDNGLPHQLKQRCHDLVQLPGDHSLNVAVAGSITIFDRVNKLE, encoded by the coding sequence ATGAAACGAAAATGGGATGCTAGCGAGGAACGTTATTTTGGTATTGGTATCTACCAACCCAAAACAGCAGAAAATATTGGTTCTCTATGGAGAACGGCGCATATTTTTAACGCTAGTTTCATTTTTATTATTGAAGAAAAGTACAAAAAACAAAGTTCCGATGTCCTAAAAGTTTGGTCTAAAATTCCACTCTTTCAGTATAAGACATTAGATGCATTTTTGGATAGCATCCCCTATAGTTGTAAGCTAGTTGGGGTTGAAATGGATGCCAAGGCACAAGCAATTAAATCATACCAACATCCTCCAAGAGCCATCTACATTTTAGGTTCTGAAGATAACGGGCTTCCCCACCAACTAAAACAAAGATGTCATGATTTAGTACAACTCCCTGGCGATCATTCTCTAAATGTTGCCGTTGCTGGTAGCATTACAATTTTTGATAGAGTCAACAAACTAGAGTGA